One segment of Elusimicrobiaceae bacterium DNA contains the following:
- a CDS encoding FKBP-type peptidyl-prolyl cis-trans isomerase, whose translation MTENQERETPTGLRYKDELTGDGAMPEKGKTVTVHYTGYFEDGKIFDSSVKRGEPFRFVIGVGQVIKGWDEGVMTMRVGGKRKLTIPASLGYGTRGAGGVIPPNATLQFDVELLGVE comes from the coding sequence GTGACAGAAAATCAGGAACGCGAAACACCCACCGGACTCAGGTACAAAGACGAATTAACCGGCGATGGCGCCATGCCGGAAAAAGGCAAAACCGTAACCGTGCACTATACGGGCTATTTCGAGGACGGCAAGATTTTCGACAGTTCCGTCAAACGCGGCGAACCGTTCCGGTTCGTTATCGGCGTGGGCCAGGTGATAAAAGGCTGGGATGAAGGCGTAATGACCATGCGCGTGGGCGGAAAGCGCAAACTCACCATCCCGGCGAGCCTGGGCTACGGCACGCGCGGAGCGGGCGGAGTTATTCCCCCCAACGCGACGCTTCAGTTTGACGTGGAACTGCTTGGCGTGGAATAA
- the uvrB gene encoding excinuclease ABC subunit UvrB, with amino-acid sequence MGIFRLQAPFEPSGDQPAALDALCRNIEAGEQRQVLLGVTGSGKTYTMAQLIARTQRPALVISPNKVLAAQLYAEFKSYFPDNAVEYFISYYDYYQPEAYLPQTDTYIEKDADINDHIDKLRLKATTSLLSRPDTIVVASVSCIYNIGSPKNFEELCVYLKTGMTMSRAQLTARLTRIRYSRNDVSFEQGSFRARGGAIDIFPPYSQTAVRVELDGVAVKTICELQPLTGDILKKLDEAWVYPGKHFVSTDTEMNAALGAIETELKETLADLRARNKPLEAQRLEQRTKYDLEMLAQAGYCSGVENYSRHISGRPPGARPLCLMDYFYARQEKPGGENNKFLLFIDESHVTVPQVRGMYEGDRARKRTLVDFGFRLPSALDNRPLKFDEFEQLMPQTVFVSATPGPYELKQAGSSVSKSAEGGRLYTETDSIVELIIRPTGLVDPPVTVQPSRGQIAHLSAKIAEKTKHGQRTLVLSLTKKTAEDLAEFFTGKGIKAQYLHSDLDTLKRVEILKQFRDGEFDALVGINLLREGLDIPEVGLVAILGADNEGFLRSETTLIQISGRAARNAGGEVILYADRITGSMARALSEMNRRREKQQAYNRAHNITPASIIKASATLKEFQLEAKQSGLKILHGAGSGELPPPRALPALMKAVEAQMRQAADNLDFETAAALRDRLFELKELAVKFSPSKKGARQARGRKQ; translated from the coding sequence ATGGGCATATTCAGGCTTCAGGCTCCGTTTGAGCCGTCGGGCGACCAGCCCGCCGCGCTGGACGCGCTGTGCCGCAATATCGAGGCCGGCGAGCAGCGGCAGGTGCTTCTGGGCGTAACCGGCTCCGGCAAAACCTACACGATGGCGCAGCTGATCGCGCGCACGCAGCGGCCCGCGCTTGTCATCTCGCCCAACAAGGTGCTGGCGGCGCAGCTGTACGCGGAATTCAAGTCGTACTTTCCTGACAACGCGGTCGAATATTTCATTTCCTATTACGATTATTACCAGCCGGAAGCCTACCTGCCCCAGACCGACACCTATATCGAAAAAGACGCCGATATTAATGACCATATTGACAAGCTGCGCCTGAAAGCCACCACCTCACTGCTGTCGCGGCCGGACACGATTGTGGTAGCCTCGGTTTCCTGCATCTACAACATAGGGTCGCCGAAAAATTTTGAAGAGCTGTGCGTTTATCTGAAAACCGGGATGACCATGTCGCGCGCGCAGCTGACCGCGCGGCTGACGCGCATCCGCTACAGCCGCAACGACGTATCTTTCGAACAGGGCTCCTTCCGCGCGCGCGGCGGAGCCATTGACATTTTTCCGCCGTACTCGCAGACCGCCGTCCGCGTTGAGCTGGACGGGGTAGCCGTAAAAACCATCTGCGAACTGCAACCGCTGACCGGCGACATACTGAAAAAACTTGATGAAGCGTGGGTCTACCCGGGCAAGCACTTCGTGTCAACGGATACGGAAATGAACGCCGCGCTCGGCGCCATAGAAACGGAACTGAAAGAGACCCTGGCGGATCTGCGGGCCCGCAACAAACCGCTGGAGGCGCAGCGGCTTGAGCAACGCACGAAATACGACCTGGAAATGCTCGCGCAGGCAGGCTACTGTTCAGGCGTGGAAAACTATTCGCGCCACATTTCCGGCCGCCCGCCCGGAGCGCGACCGCTGTGCCTGATGGATTATTTTTACGCCCGGCAGGAAAAGCCCGGCGGCGAAAACAACAAATTCCTGCTTTTTATAGACGAGAGCCACGTCACCGTGCCGCAGGTGCGCGGGATGTACGAAGGCGACCGCGCGCGCAAGCGGACGCTGGTTGATTTCGGGTTCCGCCTCCCGTCCGCGCTCGACAACCGGCCGCTTAAATTCGACGAGTTTGAGCAGCTTATGCCGCAGACAGTTTTCGTGTCCGCCACACCCGGCCCCTACGAACTGAAGCAGGCGGGCAGCAGCGTTTCCAAAAGCGCGGAGGGCGGGCGGCTGTACACCGAAACCGACAGCATAGTGGAACTGATCATCCGCCCGACCGGGCTGGTTGATCCGCCCGTAACCGTCCAGCCGAGCAGAGGCCAGATCGCGCATTTAAGCGCGAAAATCGCCGAAAAAACAAAGCACGGGCAGCGCACGCTGGTCCTGTCGCTCACAAAAAAAACGGCGGAGGATCTGGCGGAATTTTTCACCGGGAAAGGCATAAAGGCGCAGTATCTGCATTCCGATCTTGACACGCTAAAGCGCGTGGAAATTCTCAAGCAGTTCCGCGACGGGGAGTTTGACGCGCTCGTAGGCATCAATCTGCTGCGCGAAGGGCTGGATATTCCCGAAGTGGGGCTGGTGGCCATTCTGGGCGCGGACAACGAAGGTTTTTTAAGAAGCGAAACCACTCTCATCCAGATTTCCGGCCGGGCCGCCAGAAACGCGGGCGGCGAAGTGATCCTGTACGCCGACCGGATTACCGGCTCGATGGCCCGCGCGCTCTCCGAAATGAACCGGCGGCGCGAAAAACAGCAGGCGTACAACCGGGCGCACAACATAACACCCGCTTCCATTATAAAGGCCTCCGCGACTTTAAAGGAATTCCAGCTGGAGGCGAAACAGTCGGGCCTTAAAATACTGCACGGCGCTGGTTCCGGCGAACTGCCGCCGCCCCGCGCGCTGCCGGCCCTGATGAAGGCGGTCGAGGCCCAGATGCGGCAGGCGGCCGACAATCTGGATTTTGAAACCGCCGCCGCCCTGCGCGACCGGCTGTTCGAACTGAAGGAGCTGGCGGTAAAATTTTCACCCTCGAAAAAAGGAGCGCGGCAGGCACGCGGCCGAAAACAATGA
- a CDS encoding biotin--[acetyl-CoA-carboxylase] ligase — MTTPDKAIHLKDTPPGIRTLVYLEQTDSTQTAGRALIEAGADWPVLIIAGSQSAGRGRRGDPWASEPGGLYMTLALKTEAPVHELPALSVTVARTASLALARVFGLKTKVKPPNDVLAWHPGKKKYLKICGIIAESAATASQPDWIVVGIGVNLNNTLPRGLGTAVTVKQILGRAVQADTLAHEFFKLFRTEFCAWETGAIYRSKSLTRL; from the coding sequence ATGACCACACCAGACAAAGCGATCCACCTTAAAGACACCCCGCCCGGAATACGCACTCTCGTGTATCTCGAGCAGACGGACAGCACCCAGACAGCCGGACGCGCGCTGATCGAAGCCGGCGCGGACTGGCCGGTGCTGATTATAGCCGGTTCCCAGTCCGCCGGACGCGGCCGGCGCGGCGACCCCTGGGCATCGGAGCCCGGCGGCCTGTACATGACCCTCGCGCTCAAAACCGAAGCGCCCGTGCACGAACTGCCCGCCCTGAGTGTTACCGTGGCCCGGACAGCAAGCCTTGCGCTGGCCCGGGTTTTCGGACTGAAGACCAAGGTCAAACCGCCCAACGACGTGCTGGCCTGGCATCCCGGCAAAAAAAAGTACCTGAAAATATGCGGCATAATAGCGGAATCGGCCGCGACGGCAAGTCAGCCGGACTGGATAGTGGTCGGCATCGGCGTTAACCTAAACAACACCCTGCCGCGCGGACTCGGAACCGCGGTCACGGTTAAACAGATTCTGGGCCGCGCCGTGCAGGCTGACACGCTGGCGCATGAATTTTTCAAACTGTTCCGCACGGAGTTCTGCGCATGGGAAACGGGCGCGATTTACCGCAGCAAATCATTGACGCGGCTCTGA
- a CDS encoding DUF1730 domain-containing protein, giving the protein MGNGRDLPQQIIDAALKYSSAAALVPAQPLEPELARLRACIAAGLPPGLEYLARRPRERADIRSWSAPAKTVLVMLFQYHNSALGQNTNTMPRARWEALKARRGAKPLPPPPPGDPVTIARYALSADYHATVKKLLKQTLAEIRAFAPKTAGRVFVDTSPVFEKALAVRAGLGFAGRNTLVIRPGHGSYFFIGGIALHTALEYAERPLPQQACGDCRLCETACPTGALRDGTINPARCLSYWTTAQTSAIPGDILALLNGRAQGCDLCQQACPYNKTVTAAVREEFLPLNP; this is encoded by the coding sequence ATGGGAAACGGGCGCGATTTACCGCAGCAAATCATTGACGCGGCTCTGAAATATTCTTCCGCGGCGGCTTTGGTTCCCGCGCAGCCGCTGGAGCCGGAACTGGCGCGCCTGCGCGCCTGTATCGCCGCGGGCCTGCCGCCCGGGCTGGAGTATCTGGCCCGCAGGCCTCGGGAGCGGGCCGACATCCGCAGCTGGAGCGCGCCCGCCAAAACCGTGCTTGTCATGCTGTTTCAGTATCATAACAGCGCGCTCGGGCAAAACACAAACACCATGCCGCGCGCGCGCTGGGAAGCGCTGAAGGCCAGGCGCGGCGCGAAACCGCTGCCGCCGCCTCCGCCGGGCGATCCGGTTACAATAGCGCGTTACGCGCTCTCGGCCGATTACCATGCGACGGTAAAAAAACTGCTCAAGCAAACCCTTGCGGAAATCCGCGCGTTCGCGCCCAAAACCGCCGGACGCGTTTTCGTTGACACCTCGCCCGTTTTTGAAAAAGCGCTCGCCGTGCGCGCGGGTCTGGGGTTTGCGGGCCGCAACACGCTGGTTATAAGGCCGGGGCACGGATCTTATTTTTTCATAGGCGGAATCGCGCTGCACACCGCGCTCGAATACGCGGAGCGGCCGCTCCCTCAACAGGCCTGCGGCGACTGCCGGCTATGCGAAACCGCCTGCCCGACCGGCGCGCTGCGTGACGGAACCATCAACCCCGCGCGCTGCCTGTCCTACTGGACCACGGCCCAGACCTCCGCAATTCCCGGCGACATTCTGGCCCTGCTCAACGGCCGCGCGCAGGGCTGCGACCTTTGCCAGCAGGCCTGCCCCTACAACAAAACCGTCACCGCCGCTGTGCGCGAAGAGTTTCTGCCGCTAAACCCGTAA
- the tilS gene encoding tRNA lysidine(34) synthetase TilS: protein MLKRNFNARVWGRMQTFSRDNTLVVPGDRVLVAFSSGPDSVCLAHFLSHLAGRRGFSVALCHVNHGLRGGAKADEKFAASFARTLRLDCVVKKAAVKAYARREKLSTEHAARNLRYELLAQAAKELRCNKIATGHHLDDNAETVLLNLLRGTSPQGLTGIPLRRKLKNCSAELVRPLLCVTRAEIMLYLKHNGLDYRTDESNDCEDFTRNWVRKTLLPLLETKQPKFREHLLILSGKIARLIRERG from the coding sequence ATGCTCAAACGCAACTTCAACGCCCGCGTGTGGGGCCGCATGCAGACCTTCAGCCGCGACAACACGCTCGTCGTCCCCGGCGACCGGGTGCTGGTCGCGTTTTCCTCCGGGCCAGATTCGGTCTGCCTCGCCCATTTTCTCAGCCATCTGGCGGGCAGGCGGGGGTTTTCCGTCGCGCTCTGCCACGTCAACCACGGCCTGCGCGGCGGCGCCAAAGCGGACGAAAAATTTGCCGCGTCGTTCGCCAGAACCCTCCGGCTGGACTGTGTCGTGAAAAAAGCGGCGGTGAAGGCTTACGCGCGCAGGGAAAAATTAAGCACGGAGCACGCAGCCCGGAATCTGCGCTACGAACTGCTCGCGCAAGCCGCGAAAGAACTGCGCTGCAATAAAATCGCCACGGGGCACCACCTCGACGATAACGCGGAAACGGTTCTGCTTAACCTCCTGCGCGGCACCAGCCCCCAGGGCCTGACCGGCATACCGCTAAGGCGCAAACTCAAAAACTGCTCGGCGGAACTGGTGCGCCCGCTGCTGTGCGTGACCCGCGCGGAAATAATGCTATACCTAAAACATAACGGTCTGGATTACCGGACTGACGAGTCCAACGACTGCGAGGATTTCACCCGCAACTGGGTGCGCAAAACACTCCTGCCGCTGCTGGAAACCAAACAGCCGAAATTCAGGGAGCACCTGTTAATCCTGTCCGGCAAAATAGCGCGGCTCATCCGAGAACGCGGCTGA
- the sppA gene encoding signal peptide peptidase SppA, whose translation MQERDENNLNTDETAQQPPDCAVESEDNVAEPVAAEPVSAGQEGGGSRQVLKWLKIASLLFLLSVLCGVEVIMSAGKRAGSADRDGKLSSLGKDGVAWVTVRGVISSSRSDSPFEKGTGNVSRVLRTMADKDNVKAIVLDINTPGGSVGAVQEIYDAVLYAKNVKKKPIVAMFRDVSASGGYYIAAPADRIIAQPGTLTGSIGVIFSLGNFKGLFEKIGVRMEAVKSGKFKDIGSPYRELSSEERAMFQAIVDDTYQQFYTAVKSGRGLPDDRLAGLCDGRIFTGRQALANGLVDQLGGETEARRAAGKLAGLGDSPKIIRNQDPWDSVRELLNMEAKSSAAGALKTFADFSSPSAAYLWVY comes from the coding sequence ATGCAAGAGCGTGATGAAAACAATTTAAATACCGACGAAACGGCGCAGCAGCCGCCGGATTGCGCCGTGGAATCGGAAGACAATGTTGCCGAACCGGTTGCGGCCGAACCGGTTTCCGCCGGGCAGGAGGGAGGCGGCAGCCGGCAGGTTCTGAAATGGCTTAAAATCGCCAGCCTGCTGTTTCTGCTGTCGGTGCTTTGCGGAGTTGAGGTTATTATGAGTGCCGGGAAACGAGCCGGCTCGGCGGATCGGGACGGCAAACTCTCCTCGCTCGGCAAAGACGGGGTCGCCTGGGTTACCGTGCGCGGAGTGATCAGTTCCTCGCGCAGCGATTCGCCTTTTGAAAAAGGCACGGGCAACGTGTCGCGCGTGCTGCGCACCATGGCGGACAAGGATAACGTGAAGGCGATCGTGCTCGACATAAACACGCCCGGCGGTTCGGTGGGCGCCGTGCAGGAGATCTATGACGCGGTGCTTTACGCCAAAAACGTCAAGAAAAAACCGATAGTCGCCATGTTCCGCGACGTTTCCGCCAGCGGCGGCTACTATATCGCCGCTCCGGCCGACAGAATCATCGCCCAGCCCGGCACGCTTACCGGCTCGATCGGAGTAATATTCAGCCTGGGCAACTTTAAAGGACTGTTTGAGAAGATCGGCGTGCGCATGGAAGCGGTAAAAAGCGGCAAGTTCAAGGATATCGGGTCGCCTTACCGGGAGCTGTCGTCAGAGGAACGCGCGATGTTTCAGGCGATAGTGGACGACACCTACCAGCAGTTTTACACCGCGGTCAAGAGCGGGCGCGGTCTGCCGGACGACAGGCTCGCGGGGTTGTGCGACGGCCGTATTTTCACCGGCCGGCAGGCGCTTGCCAACGGGCTGGTTGATCAGCTCGGCGGCGAAACCGAAGCGCGCCGCGCGGCCGGCAAGCTGGCGGGGCTGGGTGACAGCCCGAAAATCATCCGCAATCAGGATCCGTGGGACAGCGTGCGCGAGCTCCTCAATATGGAGGCGAAATCCTCCGCCGCCGGCGCCTTGAAGACGTTTGCCGATTTCAGTTCGCCTTCCGCGGCGTATCTGTGGGTCTACTGA
- a CDS encoding pitrilysin family protein encodes MILYFLPRVPSCPGKIVTLLMMPYFKPLVLLSALLLPQPRLAFAEEPPSAKQHGAAVRSAQTLPPVTKTVYKNGLTLLVLENHVSPAVSFKVFFRAGSIDNPSGRTGLAHLFEHMIFKGTRGTGTKNYRAEAALMPRMDELAARLNDEAARPGAQPAKLAALRGRLNELEREAGQYITSNEMQKIYSGIGAYGLNAFTSPDVTWYTVSLPANRVEDWMILESDRFKNPVLREFYSERDVVLEELRINQSNPESRLYYALMSAAFSASPYRNPIIGWESDVARLLRPQAEEFFRTYYGPNNATIAIVGDVNAEEVKILAGKYFGDIEPRPLPDRTLTKEPLRDGEHRNALAFPSAPALRIAFNRPDMFSEDAPALALISSLLCAGRTSRLYKNMVENKQLAAAVSCTPSFPGSREASLFYLAAAPRAPHTAAEVEAAVYDELDRLKTIPAPQTEITKALNRHKADLVKTMENNSGMSRLLGMSESIFGDWAFQWKFLARLEQVAPQDIMRAAKRCFKPENRSVAWIENEPGKKAAR; translated from the coding sequence ATGATACTATATTTCCTCCCGCGCGTTCCGTCCTGTCCGGGAAAAATTGTAACATTGCTGATGATGCCTTATTTCAAACCGCTCGTTTTGCTGTCCGCTTTGCTCCTGCCGCAGCCGCGTCTGGCGTTCGCGGAGGAACCGCCGTCCGCGAAGCAGCACGGCGCCGCAGTCCGGTCCGCGCAAACGCTGCCTCCCGTGACAAAAACCGTTTACAAGAACGGGCTGACGCTGCTGGTGCTGGAAAATCACGTTTCGCCTGCGGTTTCCTTTAAAGTGTTTTTCCGGGCCGGCTCGATAGACAACCCTTCCGGGCGGACGGGACTGGCGCACCTGTTCGAACACATGATTTTTAAAGGCACCCGCGGAACCGGCACAAAAAACTATCGGGCCGAAGCGGCCCTAATGCCCCGCATGGACGAACTCGCCGCCCGGTTAAACGACGAGGCGGCCCGGCCCGGCGCGCAGCCCGCGAAACTGGCCGCGCTGCGCGGGCGGCTGAACGAGCTTGAGCGGGAGGCCGGGCAATACATTACAAGCAATGAAATGCAGAAAATCTACTCCGGCATCGGCGCGTACGGCCTGAACGCGTTCACCTCGCCGGACGTTACCTGGTACACGGTGTCGCTTCCGGCAAACAGGGTGGAAGACTGGATGATACTGGAATCCGACCGCTTTAAAAATCCCGTTCTGCGCGAATTCTACAGCGAGCGGGACGTGGTGCTGGAGGAACTGCGCATCAACCAGTCCAACCCCGAAAGCAGGCTGTACTACGCGCTTATGTCGGCGGCGTTTTCGGCCAGCCCATACCGCAATCCGATAATCGGCTGGGAAAGCGACGTGGCGCGCCTGCTGCGCCCGCAGGCGGAAGAATTTTTCCGAACCTATTACGGCCCCAACAACGCCACCATCGCCATCGTGGGCGACGTTAACGCCGAGGAGGTTAAAATTCTCGCCGGAAAATATTTCGGTGATATCGAACCCCGGCCGTTGCCGGACCGCACTCTCACCAAAGAACCCCTCCGCGACGGCGAACACCGCAACGCGCTTGCTTTTCCGTCCGCGCCAGCCCTGCGCATCGCCTTTAACAGGCCCGATATGTTTTCAGAAGACGCGCCGGCCCTCGCCCTTATCAGTTCGCTTCTGTGCGCCGGGCGGACCTCGCGGCTTTATAAAAACATGGTGGAAAACAAGCAGCTCGCCGCGGCTGTTTCCTGCACGCCCTCTTTTCCCGGAAGCCGGGAAGCCAGCCTGTTTTATCTCGCGGCGGCGCCGCGCGCGCCGCATACCGCCGCCGAAGTGGAGGCGGCCGTTTACGACGAGCTGGACAGGCTCAAAACCATTCCGGCTCCGCAGACGGAAATAACAAAAGCACTCAACCGGCACAAGGCGGATCTGGTGAAAACCATGGAAAACAACAGCGGAATGTCGCGGCTGCTCGGCATGAGCGAAAGCATCTTTGGCGACTGGGCCTTTCAATGGAAATTTCTCGCGCGGCTTGAACAGGTTGCCCCGCAAGACATCATGCGCGCCGCAAAACGCTGTTTCAAGCCGGAAAACCGCAGCGTCGCCTGGATTGAGAACGAACCCGGCAAGAAGGCAGCCCGATGA
- a CDS encoding pitrilysin family protein encodes MTRVLKPLLSAAAVLALAALAVPLGAEPPKLPAPKPLSFTPPQGERIRLPNGLDIRLLRDSTLPVVRACALVRTGSLHDPPGKTGLARLAAASMRAGGTKKTGADELNERLEFSGSGIEIAMTSEYAEISMFALAPYAAETLALFAEIIQAPAFEPEKVETERGVLLETLRRRNNNPKTLALREAQRAYFGPDSPYGRREEPDTINAVSAADLKAFHERYFRPDGTAIAVAGDFDPAEMAALLSLLFSGWGGKAVPPPEAPAPSSSGTRHVFYIKKPVANAPVVVVQAGPQRNSPDQYAWQVLNQILGGYGMSSRLFEEVRTKRGLAYSVFGETLEFERGGALLVYAGTKNKTVPETIKAVLAQLDMIGRAGVSDEELARAKNNLVSSCIFQFASPIAALRERIRLAYFGYPPDYPEKYAASIGAVTKTGVLDAAQRLNPESAKILVVGDENLFSAPLTEFGAVTELKEN; translated from the coding sequence ATGACCCGCGTTTTAAAACCGCTCCTGTCCGCCGCCGCGGTTCTGGCTTTGGCCGCGCTGGCGGTCCCGCTCGGAGCCGAGCCGCCGAAACTACCGGCTCCGAAACCGCTTTCGTTCACTCCGCCGCAGGGCGAACGGATCAGGCTGCCCAACGGGCTTGATATCCGGCTTTTGCGCGACAGCACGCTGCCGGTCGTGCGGGCCTGTGCGCTGGTGCGGACAGGCAGCCTCCACGATCCGCCCGGCAAAACCGGGCTTGCCCGGCTGGCGGCGGCTTCCATGCGGGCCGGCGGCACAAAAAAAACCGGCGCGGACGAACTGAACGAGCGGCTGGAATTCAGCGGCTCCGGCATCGAGATCGCCATGACAAGTGAATACGCGGAAATCAGCATGTTCGCGCTCGCGCCCTACGCGGCGGAAACGCTGGCCCTGTTCGCGGAAATCATTCAGGCTCCCGCGTTCGAACCGGAAAAAGTTGAAACCGAACGCGGCGTTCTGCTCGAAACCCTGCGCCGCCGCAACAATAATCCGAAAACACTGGCGCTGCGGGAAGCGCAGCGCGCTTATTTCGGGCCGGACAGCCCTTACGGCCGGCGCGAGGAGCCTGACACGATAAACGCTGTCAGCGCCGCAGACCTAAAAGCCTTTCACGAACGTTATTTCAGGCCGGACGGAACGGCAATCGCCGTCGCGGGTGATTTCGATCCGGCCGAAATGGCCGCCCTGCTGTCCCTGCTGTTCTCCGGCTGGGGCGGCAAAGCCGTTCCGCCGCCGGAGGCGCCCGCGCCGTCTTCTTCCGGGACGCGGCATGTGTTTTATATAAAAAAACCGGTCGCCAACGCGCCCGTAGTGGTCGTTCAGGCCGGCCCGCAACGCAACAGCCCCGACCAGTACGCCTGGCAGGTGCTCAATCAGATCCTGGGCGGCTATGGCATGAGCTCGCGCCTGTTCGAGGAAGTGAGAACAAAACGCGGGCTGGCCTATTCAGTGTTCGGCGAAACTCTTGAATTCGAGCGCGGCGGCGCGCTGCTGGTATACGCCGGCACGAAAAACAAAACCGTGCCGGAAACAATAAAAGCGGTTCTCGCCCAGCTGGACATGATCGGCCGGGCCGGGGTATCGGATGAGGAACTGGCCCGCGCCAAGAACAATCTTGTCAGCTCCTGCATTTTCCAGTTCGCCTCGCCGATAGCCGCGCTGAGGGAACGCATCAGGCTCGCTTATTTCGGCTACCCGCCGGATTACCCGGAAAAATACGCCGCCAGTATCGGTGCAGTGACAAAAACCGGCGTGCTCGATGCCGCGCAGCGGCTGAACCCGGAAAGCGCGAAAATTCTTGTAGTCGGCGACGAAAACCTGTTTTCCGCCCCGCTGACGGAGTTCGGCGCGGTTACGGAGCTGAAAGAAAACTGA
- a CDS encoding response regulator, producing the protein MADILHIDKDAAVIAHYRPVLEKAGHTVISAASAQEARQCLETARPDIIIMEVMLEETTTGFELFKEFNAKYPAIPVIMLTNVYYAMTEQWRDDLDRDKSWLPVYRFMEKPVSSLVLVEEVEHVLEEAGHAVHA; encoded by the coding sequence ATGGCTGATATACTCCATATAGACAAGGATGCGGCCGTCATCGCCCATTACCGGCCCGTGCTGGAAAAAGCAGGACATACCGTAATATCCGCCGCTTCCGCGCAGGAGGCCCGCCAGTGCCTTGAAACAGCACGGCCCGACATCATAATCATGGAAGTCATGCTTGAGGAAACAACCACCGGGTTCGAGCTGTTTAAGGAATTCAACGCGAAATATCCGGCGATTCCGGTCATCATGCTTACCAACGTGTATTACGCGATGACAGAACAATGGCGCGACGATCTGGATCGCGACAAATCCTGGCTGCCGGTCTACCGGTTCATGGAAAAGCCGGTTTCCTCGCTGGTGCTCGTTGAGGAAGTGGAGCATGTGCTGGAGGAAGCCGGACACGCCGTACACGCCTGA